The Glycine soja cultivar W05 chromosome 8, ASM419377v2, whole genome shotgun sequence genome has a window encoding:
- the LOC114423188 gene encoding uncharacterized protein LOC114423188, which yields MDMALAVFPSSKSKLRKTQTRSLGETRQHKCGQKHTGKRSFINMNFSLCLRSPIASLLVHFLFVFSTLCSVHSSQFGDHHLVANQTFRPKEELRKLNAIRNRLQRINKPPVKTIQSPDGDIIDCVVSHMQHAFDHPLLKGQKPLDPPERPRGHNQMDDGDLSENFQLWSFSGESCPEGTIPIRRTTEQDMLRATSVRRFGRKKIINRVRRDTSGNGHEHAIGYVTGDQYYGSKASINVWAPLVENPYEFSLSQMWVISGSFGDDLNTIEAGWQVSPELYGDSYPRFFTYWTTDAYQATGCYNLLCSGFVQTNSKIAIGAAISPTSSYSGGQFDISLLIWKDPKHGNWWLEFGSGILVGYWPSFLFTHLGDHASMIQFGGEIVNSGSSGSHTSTQMGSGHFAEEGFAKASYFRNMQVVDWDNNLIPLSNLKVLADHPNCYDIQGGVNNAWGNYFYYGGPGRNVKCP from the exons ATGGACATGGCTTTGGCTGTGTTTCCAAGTTCAAAATCAAAACTCAGAAAGACACAAACTCGTTCTCTTGGTGAAACAAGACAACACAAATGTGGACAAAAACACACAGGGAAACGAAGTTTCATAAACATGAATTTTAGTCTATGTTTGCGCTCCCCAATCGCTTCCCTCCTTgtacattttctctttgtctTTTCTACCCTTTGTTCTGTTCATTCTTCACAATTTGGTGACCACCACCTTGTTGCAAATCAAACTTTTCGGCCGAAGGAAGAGTTGCGCAAGTTGAACGCCATCAGAAATCGGCTTCAGCGAATCAACAAGCCTCCTGTTAAGACAATTCAG aGTCCTGATGGAGATATAATAGACTGTGTTGTGTCTCATATGCAACATGCTTTTGATCATCCTCTACTAAAAGGACAAAAACCATtg GATCCTCCAGAAAGACCAAGAGGGCATAACCAAATGGATGATGGTGATTTGAGTGAGAATTTTCAGTTATGGAGTTTCTCTGGAGAGTCATGTCCTGAAGGAACGATTCCAATTAGAAGAACAACGGAACAAGACATGTTGAGAGCAACCTCTGTTCGCAGatttggaaggaaaaaaataataaaccgtGTCAGAAGGGACACCAGCGGCAATGGACATGAG CATGCAATTGGGTATGTGACAGGAGATCAGTACTACGGATCAAAGGCTAGCATAAACGTGTGGGCACCCCTTGTGGAAAACCCATATGAATTCAGCTTGTCTCAAATGTGGGTCATTTCTGGTTCATTTGGGGATGATCTCAACACCATTGAGGCTGGTTGGCAG GTCAGCCCGGAGCTATATGGGGACAGCTACCCTAGATTCTTTACTTATTGGACG ACTGATGCATATCAAGCAACTGGGTGTTACAATTTACTATGCTCAGGCTTTGTTCAAACAAACAGTAAAATTGCAATTGGAGCAGCAATCTCTCCAACTTCTTCATATAGTGGTGGACAATTTGATATTAGCTTACTCATTTGGAAG GATCCAAAGCATGGTAATTGGTGGCTTGAATTTGGATCAGGGATCCTAGTTGGATACTGGCCATCCTTCTTGTTCACCCACTTAGGGGATCATGCAAGCATGATTCAATTTGGTGGAGAAATAGTGAATTCAGGGTCATCAGGGTCTCACACTTCCACCCAAATGGGTAGTGGACATTTTGCTGAAGAGGGTTTTGCAAAAGCTTCATATTTTAGGAACATGCAAGTTGTGgattgggataacaacttgatTCCCTTGTCAAATTTAAAGGTTCTAGCTGATCACCCCAATTGCTATGACATACAAGGAGGGGTTAATAATGCGTGGgggaattatttttactatggTGGACCCGGCAGAAATGTAAAGTGTCCCTAA